From Pararhizobium sp. A13:
TCAGGTGCCAGATAGAGCGTGCCGAAACGGCTGACAGCGGTTCGATCAGGCTGTCTTCGGCGATCTGATCGGGATATTCGGTGAAATAGCGCCGGAACGCTGCCATGATGTCGGCGCGGCCTTTGAGGCCGCCGATCTTGCCGGAGGAATAGGTCGCATCCTCCGTGAAGAAAGCTTCGATCGCGGCAAAATCGAGCGCACTGATGGCTGCGTGAAACCGCCTCACGAGCGCGACGGGATCAAGGGCAGGCTGCGCACCCATTCTCACACATTGACCCCATAGGCCAGAAGATCGGCCTGCAACGTCTGCGGGTCGGTGAAAAGCACGGCATGCCATCCCGCCGCCCGCGCGCCTTCGACATTGACCATGTTGTCGTCGATGAACAGCGTCGCGGAAGGATCGAGGCTGAAGGTTTCGGCATGGGTATGGTAGATCGCCACGTCCGGCTTGATCAGCCGCGCATCCGCCGAAACCGTGACGCCGCGCGGCAGGGTTAGGAACGGATAAAGCTTCTGTGCCTCCTTGAAGGTATCGGAGGCGAAATTGGTGAGGAGCGTCACGTCATAGCCCTTGGCGATCAGGCACTCCATGATCGAGACGCATTCGACATAGGCATGTGGCACCATCTCGTGCCAGTGCTTGCGAAAGGCCCGGATGTTTTCCTCATGCGCCGGATGCTCGGCGATCAACTGGTCTTCCGCCTCGCGCCAGTCGCGGCCCCGGTCCTGCTCGATGTTCCAGTCATGCGTGCAGACATTGGCGAAGAACCATTTGCGCTCCGCTTCGTCCGGAATGATCCGGCTGAAGGGGATATGCGGATCGTAATGGATCAGCACCTTGCCGATATCGAAAACGATGTGGCGGATCTCGACGCTGCTCATCAGGTGTTCCTCGGTTCCCTGGCTCCATCACGCTTGCCGCGGAAGGCATGCGGTATAGCCTGGGCGATTGCTTTTTTCATGACGGTCGGCAGCGCCTGCGCCCCCAGCGAGGCAAACGGTTCCCACCAGCCATTTCCGCTTTTGTTCTGGTTGGCGACATTCGCGCGATAGACAGACAAGCGCAATTCAAAATGCGTAAAAACATGCGTGATCGTGCCGCAGGGTTCCCAGCTGGCGGCAAAAGGCTGCGCCTCGACCGAGGTTTCGCCGTCGATGCGGGCCGTCCATGCTGTACCCGGCACCTCGGTCATCCCGCCCAGCAGGCCGGTTTCGGCGCGCTTGCGCAGATAGACCGCGCCCTGCGGGCAACTGGCGACAAAGGCCGCGCCGACACGCAGCGGCTTGTCCTTTTTCGCCGCCTTGCGCGGAAAGGTCTCCGGATCGGCGGTCTTCAACGCCAGACAGAGATCGTTGAAAGGACAGAGCGCACAGGCAGGGCGTTTCGGGGTGCAGGTCGTCGCGCCGAGGTCCATCATGCCTTGAGCGAAATCGCCCGGCCTGTCCGCCGGTGTCATCCTGGCCACCAGCGACCGCATTTGCGGTTTGGCAGTGGGCAGCGGCGTCTCGATCGCATGCAGCCGCGAAATCACCCGCTCGACATTGCCATCGAGCACGGCGCTCCGCCGGTTGAAGGCGATGGCAGCGACTGCCGCCGCCGTATAGTCGCCGATCCCCGGCAGCGCCTTTAGCCCTTGCTCGGTGCCGGGAAACACGCCCTGATGATCGCGGGCGATCGCCTCGGCGCATTTCTTCAGGTTTCGCGCCCGGGCATAGTAGCCGAGCCCCGCCCAGGCCTTCATCACCTCTTCGGTGTCGGCTGCCGCGAGATCCGTAACCTTGGGCCAGAGCAACAGGAACTTGTGGAAATAGGGTTTGACCGCCTGCACGGTCGTCTGCTGCAACATCACTTCCGACAGCCAGACGTGATAGGGATCGGCGACGACGCCATCCCTTGCCATCGGCGGCGAGACGCGCCAGGGCAGGTCGCGATGGTGCCGGTCGTACCAGGCGAGAAGCCGGTTGGCCGCATCGGCCGCTTTGAATGTCTGCTGCATCATTTGCCCGAGGATTGGGTACGGCCTATACTTGGAGGAGTGTTCGCCATCCTTCAAGGCGAAATCGAGAAGCGAAAGCCGTTCTGTTGAAACAACCTTATACCCGCAAGGGCGTCGTCCAGATCAGCGAGATCGCCAACGGCCTGATCGACCCGGTGCTCGCCAAACGCGCCGGCATCAACACGCTGCTGCTCGGCTCCTGGGACGAGATCGCCGGCGAGGAGTTTGCCGATTGCACCCGGCCGGAAAAGATCGCCTGGCCGCGGCGCGCCTCGGAAATGGCGGGCGAGGGCGGTTATCAGCCCGGTGTCCTGACCGTTGCCTGCGAAGGCGCGCGCGCCCTGTTCCTCACCCATGCGCAGGGCGAACTGATCCAGCGGATCAACGGCTTCTTCGGTTTCCCGGCAATCAACCAGATGCGGATCGTGCAAAAGCCGGTCTCCCCGCCGCCCAAGCCGCATCGCAAGCCGAAGCCGCTGACCGGCGCTCGGGCGCGGCATCTGGAAGAGATGATGGATGGCATCGAGAATGATGCGTTGAAAGCGGCGCTGACGAGGCTTGGCACGGCCGTCATGTCTCAGCGCAAGAAATGACACAAAACATCAGCCGGTCACAATTGTTTGAACTTTGGTGAGCGGCAGGCCCTTGTCGCCCCCGACAAGGCAAGTTATCGAATTTTCGACCGTTTTCGTTCATCCCTTTATACAGGTGAAACCATGTCCCTTTCTGAAATGAGCCTCTTCAAGCGCCTCCTAAGCGGCGTCGCCGTGGCTGCCATCGCCGTGACGCTCGCCGCCTGCAGCGACGAGAAGAAGGGCGCGGCTTCGAACGCTCCGGCAACGGAAACGACCGAAACGGCGGCGAAGACCGAGGTCAAGCCGGCTGATGGCTCGATGATGGCCGCGACGAAGACGGAAGTTAAGCCGGTCGATGGCACGATGACCTCCTCGACCATGTCGTCGGCCACGAAGCCTGCGACCGCTGACGCCAACCAGACGCAGATGGCGCAGGCTGCAGCCCCCGCCAAGGCTGAGCTGCCCGAGGTCCAGGGTGAAGTCGATATCGCCAAGTTGATGGAGCCCGGTCCGCTGCCGGAAATGTCGATCGGCAAGGCCGATGCGCCGGTGACCATCGTCGAATACATGTCGATGACCTGCCCGCATTGCGCGCGCTTCCACAACGAGACCTTCGACGCCATCAAGGCGAAGTACGTCGACAGCGGTAAGGTCCGGTTCGTCGTTCGCGAGTTTCCGTTCGATCCGCGTGCTGCTGCCGCCTTCATGCTGGCGCGCTGCGCGCCCGAGGGCCAGTATTTCCCGATGGTGTCGATGCTGTTCAAGCAGCAGGAAACCTGGGCTGCGGCCCCGAACGGCCGCGATGCACTGCTGCAGATGTCGAAACTCGCCGGTTTTACACAGGAGAGCTTCGAGGCCTGCTTGACGAACCAGAAACTTCTCGATGATGTGCAGGCAACGATGCAGAAGGGCGAGAAGGATTTCGGGGTAAAGGCCACCCCGACCTTCTTCATCAACGGCAAGCAATATTCCGGAGAAATGTCGGTTGACACCATGTCGGCCCTTATCGACACGATGCTCTGATCCTTCGCGTTCTTTGAGAACGACCGGCGGGCGCCTCAGTGCGCCCGTTTTTCTTTACCCCCTTGAGGGGGGAGGTCGCGCGGGTGGGGGTGAACTTTGGGTGCCGCAAGAGGTCACCCCACCCCGGAGCTGCGCTCCGACCCTCCCCCTCAAGGGGAGGGTGGCTCCATGAAATTCACAAAACTTCGTCTTCTCGGTTTCAAGTCCTTCGTCGAACCCTCCGAATTCGTCATCGAGCGGGGGCTGACCGGCGTTGTCGGGCCGAATGGCTGCGGCAAGTCCAATCTGGTCGAAGCGCTGCGCTGGGTGATGGGGGAAAACTCCTATAAGAACATGCGCGCGTCCGGCATGGACGACGTGATCTTTTCCGGTTCCGGCAAGCGCCCGGCCCGCAACACCGCTGAAGTCGGCCTCTATCTCGACAATTCCGACCGCACGGCGCCCGCCGCCTTCAACGACAGCGACGAGATCCAGGTGACGCGGCGGATCGAGCGTGAGAACGGCTCGGTCTATCGTATCAACGGCAAGGAAGCGCGCGCCAAGGATGTGCAGCTCCTGTTCGCCGACGCCTCGACCGGCGCCCGCTCGCCGTCCATGGTCGGGCAGGGGCGGATCGGCGAACTGATCGCCGCCAAGCCGCAAGCGCGCCGGCAGCTGCTCGAAGAGGCCGCCGGCATTTCGGGCCTCCATTCGCGCCGCCACGAGGCCGAGCTACGTCTGAAGGGTGCCGAGACCAATCTGGAGCGGCTGGAGGATGTGACCTCCCAGCTCGAAAGCCAGATCGAAAGCCTGAAGCGCCAGGCGCGCCAGGCCAACCGCTTCAAGATGCTGTCGGCCGACATCCGCCGCCACGAGGCGATGCTTCTGCATATCCGCTGGGCGCAGGCGAAGGAGGCCGAAGCCGAGGCCGACAGGCACCTCAATCAGGCGACATCGCTGGTTGCCGAAAAGGCGCAAGCCCAGATGGAGGCGGCCAAGGCGCAAGGCATTGCCAGCCTGAAGATGCCGGAACTGCGCGAAGGCGAGGCGCGCGCGGCGGCGGCCCTGCAGCGGCTGCAGATCGCCAAGTCGCAACTCGAGGAAGACGCCGGTCGCATCCTGCGTCGCCGCGACGAGTTGCAGCGCCGCCTGTCGCAGCTTGCCGAGGATATCGTCCGTGAGGAGCGCCTCGTGGCTGACAATGCCGGCATTCTCGCCCGGCTGGACGAAGAGGAAAGCGACCTACGCGACCTCCTGTCCGAAGCCGGCGAGCGGGCCGAGGAGGCGCGCGAGCGGCTGGCCGAGGCCAGCGAAGCACTAGGCGAAAGCGAGCGCCAACTGGGGCTTCTGACCGCCGAGCGGGCCGAAGCGCAGGCAACGCGCAACCAACTCGAAAAGACCATCCGCGATCTCTCCGAGCGGCAGGCGCGTCTCGCCCGGCAATTGTCCGACCAGAACCGTGATCTCGAAGACCTCGACCGGCAGATTTCGGCACTTCCCGATCCGCAGGAAAAGCGCGAGGAGGTCGAGGCGGTCGAAGCGGCGCTGGAGCAGGCGGAAAACGCCATCGCCGATATCGAGGACGCACTGAACTCCGCGCGCTTGGCAGAGGTCAATGCCCGACCGCCGGTCGATGCGGCTCGTGCCCGGCTGAACGGCATCGAGACGGAAGCCCGCACGATCCGCCGCATGCTCGAAGCGACCGCGATACAGGGTGCCGCCCCACCGGTGGTCGACGACATGAAGGTCGATCGCGGTTTCGAAGCAGCCCTGGGCGCCGCCCTTGGCGAAGACCTGGAATCGCCGCTCGATCCGAGCGCGCCGGCCCATTGGCGGGTGCCGGCCGATGGATCGGACGATCCGCGATTGCCGGACGGCGCGGTGTCGTTGACCGAGCATGTGCGCGCACCGCAGGCGCTCGAGCGCGGTCTGCGCCAGATCGGCATCGTCGAGAGTGACGCGGTGGCCGAAGGGCTTTTGCCGATGCTGAAGGCCGGCCAGCGGCTGGTGACGCGCCAGGGTGCCGTCTGGCGCTGGGACGGCCATGTGACCGGCGCCGATGCGCCGAGCGCGGCGGCGCTCCGCCTTGAGCAGAAGAACCGGCTGGCCGAACTCGAAGGCGAACTTACCGATGCCCGCCATCAGCTGGAGCTGGCTGAGGCGGATCTGGCCGCCGCCGCGGCGCGCATCCGCGCTGAAGACGAGCGCCTGCGGCTGTCGCGTGAGCAGCAGCGCATGGTGGTGCGCAAACTCGCGGAAGCGCGCGACGCGCTTGCAGCCGCAGAGCGTGCATCCGGCGATCTCGTCCGCCGCCGCGCGGTTCTCTCGGAAACGAGCAGCCAGCTTGCCTTGCAGGTCGAGGAAATCGGCGAGCAGATGGAAGGCGCGCGCGAGGCGCTGGAGGATGCGCCGGATCTCGGCGAACTCGAACGCCGGCTGAACGGCCAGATGACGACCGTCGCGACCGACCGGGCGAGGGTCGCCGAAGCGCGCGCGATCAATGATGGTCTTGCCCGCGAAAACGAAGCGCGTGAGCGCCGCATCCGGGGAATCGCTGCCGAGCGGCAGACCTGGAATGTGCGCGCGGCGAGCGCGCAGGAGCATATCGAGACCCTGCGCGAGCGTGAAAGCGAGGCGCGCGAGGAAGCCGAAGAGCTTCTTGAGGCTCCGGATGAATTCGACGAGAAACGTCGCGCGCTGATGAATGAATTGTCGAAGGCGGAGGAGGCCCGGCGGCAGGCGGC
This genomic window contains:
- a CDS encoding nuclear transport factor 2 family protein, which encodes MGAQPALDPVALVRRFHAAISALDFAAIEAFFTEDATYSSGKIGGLKGRADIMAAFRRYFTEYPDQIAEDSLIEPLSAVSARSIWHLTATSTLTGKLLRRQGEEIITFNQEGRITSVDVTDC
- a CDS encoding HAD family phosphatase encodes the protein MSSVEIRHIVFDIGKVLIHYDPHIPFSRIIPDEAERKWFFANVCTHDWNIEQDRGRDWREAEDQLIAEHPAHEENIRAFRKHWHEMVPHAYVECVSIMECLIAKGYDVTLLTNFASDTFKEAQKLYPFLTLPRGVTVSADARLIKPDVAIYHTHAETFSLDPSATLFIDDNMVNVEGARAAGWHAVLFTDPQTLQADLLAYGVNV
- the mutY gene encoding A/G-specific adenine glycosylase yields the protein MMQQTFKAADAANRLLAWYDRHHRDLPWRVSPPMARDGVVADPYHVWLSEVMLQQTTVQAVKPYFHKFLLLWPKVTDLAAADTEEVMKAWAGLGYYARARNLKKCAEAIARDHQGVFPGTEQGLKALPGIGDYTAAAVAAIAFNRRSAVLDGNVERVISRLHAIETPLPTAKPQMRSLVARMTPADRPGDFAQGMMDLGATTCTPKRPACALCPFNDLCLALKTADPETFPRKAAKKDKPLRVGAAFVASCPQGAVYLRKRAETGLLGGMTEVPGTAWTARIDGETSVEAQPFAASWEPCGTITHVFTHFELRLSVYRANVANQNKSGNGWWEPFASLGAQALPTVMKKAIAQAIPHAFRGKRDGAREPRNT
- a CDS encoding DUF721 domain-containing protein is translated as MKQPYTRKGVVQISEIANGLIDPVLAKRAGINTLLLGSWDEIAGEEFADCTRPEKIAWPRRASEMAGEGGYQPGVLTVACEGARALFLTHAQGELIQRINGFFGFPAINQMRIVQKPVSPPPKPHRKPKPLTGARARHLEEMMDGIENDALKAALTRLGTAVMSQRKK
- a CDS encoding DsbA family protein yields the protein MSLSEMSLFKRLLSGVAVAAIAVTLAACSDEKKGAASNAPATETTETAAKTEVKPADGSMMAATKTEVKPVDGTMTSSTMSSATKPATADANQTQMAQAAAPAKAELPEVQGEVDIAKLMEPGPLPEMSIGKADAPVTIVEYMSMTCPHCARFHNETFDAIKAKYVDSGKVRFVVREFPFDPRAAAAFMLARCAPEGQYFPMVSMLFKQQETWAAAPNGRDALLQMSKLAGFTQESFEACLTNQKLLDDVQATMQKGEKDFGVKATPTFFINGKQYSGEMSVDTMSALIDTML
- a CDS encoding chromosome segregation SMC family protein is translated as MKFTKLRLLGFKSFVEPSEFVIERGLTGVVGPNGCGKSNLVEALRWVMGENSYKNMRASGMDDVIFSGSGKRPARNTAEVGLYLDNSDRTAPAAFNDSDEIQVTRRIERENGSVYRINGKEARAKDVQLLFADASTGARSPSMVGQGRIGELIAAKPQARRQLLEEAAGISGLHSRRHEAELRLKGAETNLERLEDVTSQLESQIESLKRQARQANRFKMLSADIRRHEAMLLHIRWAQAKEAEAEADRHLNQATSLVAEKAQAQMEAAKAQGIASLKMPELREGEARAAAALQRLQIAKSQLEEDAGRILRRRDELQRRLSQLAEDIVREERLVADNAGILARLDEEESDLRDLLSEAGERAEEARERLAEASEALGESERQLGLLTAERAEAQATRNQLEKTIRDLSERQARLARQLSDQNRDLEDLDRQISALPDPQEKREEVEAVEAALEQAENAIADIEDALNSARLAEVNARPPVDAARARLNGIETEARTIRRMLEATAIQGAAPPVVDDMKVDRGFEAALGAALGEDLESPLDPSAPAHWRVPADGSDDPRLPDGAVSLTEHVRAPQALERGLRQIGIVESDAVAEGLLPMLKAGQRLVTRQGAVWRWDGHVTGADAPSAAALRLEQKNRLAELEGELTDARHQLELAEADLAAAAARIRAEDERLRLSREQQRMVVRKLAEARDALAAAERASGDLVRRRAVLSETSSQLALQVEEIGEQMEGAREALEDAPDLGELERRLNGQMTTVATDRARVAEARAINDGLARENEARERRIRGIAAERQTWNVRAASAQEHIETLRERESEAREEAEELLEAPDEFDEKRRALMNELSKAEEARRQAADLLAAAETRQREADRLAATALSELAETREKRGRAEERLVSAREKRVEVEVRIREALNCAPHEVMRLTGLPADGYLPDMRQIERELERLKIERERLGAVNLRAEEEQKELSDKLDAMLKEREDVIDAIRKLRSAIQNLNREGRERLLAAFDVVNAQFQRLFTHLFGGGTAELQLIESEDPLDAGLEILARPPGKKPQTMTLLSGGEQALTAMALIFAVFLTNPAPICVLDEVDAPLDDHNVERYCNLMDEMAASTETRFVIITHNPITMARMNRLFGVTMGEQGVSQLVSVDLQTAEQLREAV